A stretch of the Gracilinanus agilis isolate LMUSP501 chromosome 4, AgileGrace, whole genome shotgun sequence genome encodes the following:
- the RAMP2 gene encoding receptor activity-modifying protein 2, translated as MASIDTRCSGSPHLPATPARLRSPLWLLLLLCFILNAQGSGAQTVPDLTNVDPFKWQNVMTSEQRYELTARQCWFFYEDHMKNISREDWCEWDMISRPYSDLQYCLEKLAEYYSLGFPNSLAEQIIFHSHQMYFANCSLERRPLFFDPPEEVLLALIIAPICLIPFLVTLVVWRSKDSEVQT; from the exons ATGGCTTCAATCGATACCCGCTGCTCTGGCTCCCCTCATCTCCCTGCGACCCCAGCCAGACTTCGAAGCCCCCTCTGGCTCCTCCTCCTGCTCTGCT TTATCTTAAATGCCCAAGGCTCGGGCGCtcagacagtccctgacctcaccAACGTGGACCCCTTTAAATGGCAGAATG TGATGACCTCAGAGCAGAGATATGAACTAACAGCCAGACAATGCTGGTTTTTCTATGAGGACCACATGAAAAACATCAGCAGAGAGGATTGGTGTGAATGGGACATGATCAGCAG GCCCTACAGCGACCTACAATACTGCCTGGAGAAATTGGCAGAATATTACAGTCTGGGTTTTCCCAATTCCTTGGCTGAGCAGATCATCTTCCACAGCCACCAGATGTATTTTGCCAACTGCTCACTAGAGCGACGGCCCCTCTTCTTCGACCCCCCAGAGGAGGTGCTGCTAGCGCTGATCATTGCTCCCATCTGCCTCATCCCTTTCCTAGTCACCTTGGTGGTATGGCGGAGTAAGGACAGTGAAGTCCAGACATAA